The following are encoded in a window of Arthrobacter antioxidans genomic DNA:
- a CDS encoding SDR family oxidoreductase yields MTIDDRPAGTTPGTALVVGATGIAGSALVEKLLADGWPVLALSRRPGAAREGVRWLSADLTSAEALAAVLAPEHPTHVFFTAWSRRDTEEENIEVNAGMLRDLLAALRGMDVAHVALMTGLKHYLGPFEAYAAGEMADTPFHEEEPRLPVRNFYYAQEDELFAAAADQGFTWSVHRAHTVIGHAVGNAMNMGLTLATQAALCRDAGEPFVFPGSETQWNGLTDMTDAGLLAEHMLWASTTPAGADEAFNIVNGDVFRWRWMWPQLAAHFGVDWEGYDGAPRPLEQAMAGRQDQWADLAARHGLAEPRLDRMASWWHTDSDLGRGIEVVTDMGKSRVAGFTGYRRTLDAFTDLFERYRAEKLIP; encoded by the coding sequence ATGACGATCGACGACCGACCAGCAGGCACCACCCCAGGGACAGCCCTCGTGGTGGGGGCGACCGGCATCGCCGGATCGGCGCTCGTCGAGAAGCTCCTCGCCGACGGGTGGCCCGTGCTGGCGCTGTCCCGCCGGCCCGGCGCCGCGCGGGAGGGCGTGCGCTGGCTGTCCGCGGACCTGACCTCTGCCGAGGCGCTCGCCGCGGTCCTCGCACCGGAGCATCCCACGCACGTCTTCTTCACCGCCTGGTCCCGCAGGGACACCGAGGAGGAGAACATCGAGGTCAACGCCGGCATGCTGCGTGACCTGCTCGCCGCGCTGCGCGGCATGGACGTGGCCCATGTGGCCCTCATGACCGGGCTCAAGCACTACCTCGGCCCGTTCGAGGCCTACGCGGCGGGCGAGATGGCGGACACGCCGTTCCACGAGGAGGAGCCGCGCCTGCCGGTCCGCAACTTCTACTACGCGCAGGAGGACGAACTGTTCGCCGCGGCGGCGGATCAGGGCTTCACCTGGTCGGTGCACCGCGCGCACACCGTGATCGGCCACGCCGTCGGCAACGCGATGAACATGGGCCTCACGCTCGCCACGCAGGCGGCACTGTGCAGGGACGCGGGCGAGCCCTTCGTGTTCCCCGGCTCGGAGACGCAGTGGAACGGGCTGACCGACATGACGGACGCCGGCCTGCTCGCGGAGCACATGCTGTGGGCGTCGACGACCCCCGCGGGCGCCGACGAGGCGTTCAACATCGTGAACGGCGACGTGTTCCGGTGGCGCTGGATGTGGCCGCAGCTCGCCGCCCACTTCGGGGTGGACTGGGAGGGCTACGACGGCGCGCCGCGACCGCTGGAGCAGGCGATGGCCGGGCGGCAGGACCAGTGGGCGGACCTCGCCGCGCGCCACGGCCTGGCGGAACCCCGGCTGGATCGCATGGCCTCCTGGTGGCATACGGACAGCGACCTCGGGCGCGGGATCGAGGTGGTCACCGACATGGGCAAGAGCCGGGTGGCCGGCTTCACCGGATACCGGCGGACCCTCGACGCCTTCACGGACCTGTTCGAGCGCTACCGCGCCGAGAAGCTCATTCCCTGA
- a CDS encoding NHL domain-containing thioredoxin family protein: MTETTVRTRANYRVRGSALTGRNWLNTGGRQLQLEDLRGKIVILDFWTFCCINCLHVLDELRPLEEQHSDVLVTVGVHSPKFEHEADPDALAAAVERYDIHHPVLDDPELTTWQAYTARAWPTLVVIDPEGYIVAHLSGEGHAAGLTSLVEELVAEHEAKGTLHRGDGPYVPAESTAGDLKFPGKLLALPATGTFLAGDTGHHRLVELEADLVTVRRTIGSGTKGFRDGGADDAEFNEPQGLALLPAELAAEVGYDVVVADSVNHRLRGVDLATGEVRTLAGNGTQRLLDAGNHTKTGLQENAFEVDAESEAPRLTETELGTDALNVSLSSPWDVLHSTVLDRVVVAMAGTHQIFTYDPRTHAVDILAGTGLEGLLDGDASAAWFAQSSGLAEDANGSIWIADSETSSVRILSFLEVDGSRRVQVQTAVGTGLFDFGFRDGDAGQARLQHPLGVTALPDGSIAIADTYNGAVRRYDPATRQVSTLLRGLSEPSDVLVDLTPVADGGDPLLIVVEANRHQLVRVPLPKETLAVDEGASRTQRPTTPMSAGPVGLTVRFTAPKGQKLDDRWGDPTQLKISASPESLLVSGGGTSTGLTRELVLSPDADGGVLHITARAASCDGEPGGEIPDHAACHLYQQDWGIPVTLSADGGTSLTLDLRGLD, encoded by the coding sequence ATGACCGAGACCACCGTGCGCACCCGCGCCAACTACCGCGTGCGCGGCTCAGCCCTGACCGGCCGCAATTGGCTCAACACCGGCGGCAGGCAGCTGCAGCTCGAGGACCTCCGCGGAAAAATCGTGATCCTCGATTTCTGGACCTTCTGCTGCATCAACTGCCTGCACGTCCTCGACGAGCTCCGCCCGCTCGAGGAGCAGCACTCGGACGTCCTGGTGACGGTCGGCGTGCACTCACCGAAGTTCGAGCACGAGGCGGACCCCGATGCACTGGCCGCCGCCGTCGAACGCTACGACATCCACCACCCCGTCCTCGACGATCCGGAGCTGACCACGTGGCAGGCCTACACGGCCCGCGCGTGGCCCACGCTCGTCGTCATCGACCCGGAGGGCTACATCGTGGCCCACCTCTCCGGCGAGGGCCACGCCGCAGGCCTCACGTCCCTCGTCGAGGAGCTCGTCGCCGAGCACGAGGCCAAGGGCACGCTGCACCGCGGCGACGGCCCCTACGTCCCGGCGGAGAGCACGGCGGGTGACCTGAAGTTCCCCGGCAAGCTCCTCGCGCTGCCCGCCACCGGCACCTTCCTCGCCGGCGACACCGGCCACCACCGGCTCGTGGAGCTCGAGGCGGACCTCGTCACGGTGCGCCGCACCATCGGCTCCGGCACGAAGGGCTTCCGCGACGGCGGTGCCGACGATGCGGAGTTCAACGAGCCGCAGGGGCTCGCCCTGCTGCCCGCCGAGCTCGCCGCCGAGGTCGGGTACGACGTCGTCGTCGCCGATTCCGTGAACCACCGCCTGCGCGGCGTGGACCTCGCCACGGGCGAGGTGCGCACGCTCGCGGGCAACGGCACCCAGCGCCTGCTCGACGCCGGCAACCACACGAAGACCGGGCTGCAGGAGAACGCCTTCGAGGTGGACGCGGAGAGCGAGGCGCCGCGCCTCACGGAGACGGAGCTCGGCACCGACGCGCTGAACGTATCGCTGTCCTCGCCCTGGGACGTGCTCCACTCGACGGTCCTGGACCGCGTGGTCGTCGCGATGGCCGGCACGCACCAGATCTTCACCTACGACCCCCGCACCCACGCCGTCGACATCCTCGCCGGGACGGGCCTGGAGGGACTGCTCGACGGCGATGCGTCGGCCGCGTGGTTCGCGCAGTCCTCGGGCCTCGCGGAGGACGCGAACGGCAGCATCTGGATCGCCGATTCGGAGACCTCCTCCGTGCGGATCCTGTCCTTCCTCGAGGTCGACGGCAGCCGGCGCGTGCAGGTGCAGACCGCCGTCGGGACCGGCCTGTTCGACTTCGGCTTCCGTGACGGCGACGCCGGGCAGGCGCGGCTGCAGCACCCCCTCGGCGTCACCGCGCTCCCCGATGGCTCCATCGCCATCGCCGACACCTACAACGGCGCCGTCCGCCGGTACGACCCCGCGACCCGCCAGGTCTCGACGCTGCTCCGCGGCCTGTCCGAGCCGTCCGACGTCCTCGTGGACCTGACGCCCGTGGCCGACGGCGGGGACCCGCTGCTGATCGTCGTCGAGGCCAACCGGCACCAGCTGGTCCGGGTCCCGCTGCCCAAGGAGACCCTCGCCGTGGACGAGGGAGCCTCCCGGACCCAGCGGCCCACCACGCCGATGTCCGCGGGCCCGGTGGGCCTCACCGTGCGCTTCACCGCGCCGAAGGGCCAGAAGCTGGACGACCGCTGGGGTGATCCCACGCAGCTGAAGATCAGTGCGTCGCCGGAATCGCTCCTCGTCTCGGGCGGCGGCACATCGACGGGCCTGACCCGCGAGCTCGTGCTCTCCCCGGACGCCGACGGCGGCGTCCTGCACATCACCGCCCGCGCCGCGTCCTGCGACGGCGAGCCGGGCGGCGAGATCCCCGACCACGCCGCATGCCACCTGTACCAGCAGGACTGGGGGATCCCCGTCACGCTCTCGGCCGACGGCGGGACGAGCCTGACCCTGGACCTGCGGGGCCTCGACTGA